TGCTCCGGGCTTAGCGTCCAGTCCGTGATCCTCGACCATTGGGCTTTCAGGGTGGTGTCCTTCAGGACGGGGGTCCGGAAGTCATAGGGCCGGCCGTCGAGCGTCCACCCGTCGAACCGGAATCCGGGACGTTGCGGGTTTTCTTGCGGGGGAGTGGCGAGGGTGCCGGTCTTCACGCTCGCCTGTGTGGGCGTGCCGCCGTCGGCCGGGTCGAAGCGCACCATGTGCGCGGCCTGCTCGTCCGTCTTGTCGGATGGCTTGGCCGGAGAGGGGCCCGCGCCGTTGGTGGTGTCCTTCGGCGTTAACGGGGTGCCGGGGTTTGATGCCTGGGGGTTCAGAGGCGGGGCGGTTTCCAGCGGCGAGGGCGAGGGCAGCGGTGTGCCGGCTGCGCTGCCGGGGGTTTGTCCAGCTGTGTGGGGGGTCTGGCGGCCCCCCTCGATGGATGGGGGAGCGTCCGCCTGGGCGGACGCGGCGCCCAGGCCTGCCAGCAGGCCCAGCAGGAGGATCGTCGTCGCCGAGGCGCGACGCAGACGGGTACCCTGATGCATAAGCCGACAACCTTTCGCCCACACCGGACACAGCCACTTCGAACATCCCCAGGAAGGTGCCGATGAATCCCTGCTTACAACGTTCCATCCGTCAGGAAGCCGTCCAGTTCCCCAGTCCTCAAGCCGCCCCAGCGCCAGCCGTACAAGCCATATCGAAACCCAGCCAACTCCCCAACACCACTACACTCAACATTTTACTCGAAAAAACGCAAAACTCGTGTCAAGAGACGACTGGATGTAATGAGGCCCCGCCTCCTGCTATCTGCAAGAGAACGGGGCCGCATTCTTAAACTACTAAGCGGTAATCAGCCGGTGTTCTGCAGGCCGGCGGCGACTCCCGAAACGGTGCAGAGGATCAGGTAGATGAAGTCGGCCTGTTGACTCTTGCTGAGTTCCTCCTTGTCGTTGCGACGGCGCAGGGTGCGCAGGGCGCGCACCTGGGTCACCGACAGGGCATCCACATATGGAGAGCGGATCCGGATGGCCTGGCCCAGCACGTGGCGGTGCTGCAGGGGCCACTCGTCGCCCACGATCTGCAGAACCCACTTGCGGGTCAGCTCCATCTCCGAGAGGACCTTCTGGCTCAGGTCGTCCCGGTCGCCCAGGGAGAGGTACATCTTGGCGATGCGCTCGTCGGTCTTGGCCAGGCTCATCTCGATGTTGTCGATGAAGGTGCTGAAGAGCGGCCACTCCTCGTAGGCCTGACGCAGGGTCTCCAGGTCGCCGAACTTCTCGCAGGCGGTGCCCAGGCCGTACCAGGCGGCCAGGTTGATGCGGGCCTGCGCCCAGGAGAAGACCCAGGGTATGGTCCGCAGATCGTCCAGGGACTTGGCGCCCAGACCGCGCTTGGCCGGCCGGGAGCCGATGGGCAGCAGGCCGATTTCGTTCAGGGGCGTCACGATGGAGAACCAGGGGGCGAAGTCCGGCGTGTGCAGCAGGTCCAGGAAGCGCTCGTGGGCGGCCTGGTCCAGCTCGTCGGCCATGTCCGCGTACTTCTCGGTCATGGTGGTGTTGCGCTCCTCCACGCTGGGCGCGGACTGGAGCAGGGTGGCCGCAGCCACGGACTCGATGTGGCGGATGGCCAGAACCGGGTTGCCGTAGCGGGCGAAGATGACCTCGCCCTGTTCGGTCAGCTTGAACCGGCAGTTGACCGAGCCCACAGGCTGGGCCAGTACGGCACGGTTGGCAGGGCCGCCGCCACGGCCTACGGCGCCGCCGCGTCCGTGGAAGAGGGTCAGGTCGATGTCATGGCTCTCGGCCCACTTGGCGATGCGCTCCTGGGCGGAGTGCAGGGCCAGGGTCGCCGAGACTGGGCCGGCATCCTTGGAGGAGTCGGAGTAGCCCAGCATGACCTCCATCTTGTTGCCGGTCTCCTTGAGCCGGGCCTGGACCTCGGGGATCTTGATGATCTCCTCAAGCACGTCCACCGAATTCTGCAGGTCCTCCAGCTGTTCGAACAGGGGGATCACGTCGATGACCGGCACGTCCTCGGCATGCTCGAAGGCCAGCCGGTTGAGCTCGTAGACGTCCTTGACGTTCTGTGCCGACTTGGTGAAGGAGATGATGTAGCGGCGGGCGGCCTTCTGGCCGTTGCGCTTCTGGATGGCTCCCAGGGCCCGGAAGGTGTCGAGCACCTCGTGGGTCATGGGCTGTAGTTCGCCGCGCTCGCCGTGCAGGCCATGCTCGCGGATGTCTTCCAGGGCGCGGGCGTGGACCAGGGAGTGCTGGCGGAACTCCATCTCCACCATGTGGAAGCCGAAGGTCTGGGCCTGCCAGATCAGATCCTGTAGAGGGCCGTAGGCCTGACGGACCGCGCCCGCCTTGGCCAGGGAGTCCTGGACCACGCGCAGGTCGGCGATGAAGTCGTCACAGTCGGCATACATGAGGTCGGCGTCACGTTGGATGGTGGCCTGCAGACGGTCGGCGATGACCAGGACCACGGCCCGGTGCAGCTCGTTGTGCGAGATGGTGGTGGCCCTATCGGTCAGGCGCTCGCTCATCTCCTTCTGATGGCTCCACAGGCTCCTCAGCTCGGAGCTGGGAGGGGTGGTGGTCACTTCCATGGTCATATTGCGGCCCACGGTGGTGGTGGCCTTGACCAGTGCCTCGAGCATGTGGTCGGAGAACTTGCGGGCCACCTTGCGCGAGACCTTGGCAGTCACGTTGGGGTTGCCGTCGCGGTCGGAACCGATCCAGCTGCCCGGGTGGAAGAAGGCGGGGCAGACGGGCTTGACCATGCCGGCCTTCTTGCCCAGCATCCAGTCGTCGAAGCGGCGGTAGACCTTGGGAATGGTCTCGAAGAGCGTGGCGTCGAAGATGTCCAGAATGGTGTTGGCCTCTTCGACGGGCGTCGGCTTCTTGGCTGCGATGGGCGAGGTGCGGAAGAGGGCGTCGATCTCGTTGTGCAGCAGACGCTCGTTCTCCTCCAGCTCGGAGCCGCCCAGGCCGCGGCGGACGGCCAGCAGGTTGGCGATGCGCCGGATCTTGCCCTCCACGGCCTTGCGCCGCGCCTCGGTGGGGTGGGCGGTGAAGACGGGGTGGAACTCCAGCTTCTCCAGCAGCTCCGAGGCCTTGGCCGGGCCCATCTCCTGAAGGAGCTGGCTGTAGGCGCTGGTCATCTCGTTGATGGGGTCGGTGCCCTTGACTTTCAGGTCCACCTTGCCCTCGCGCTCATGCAGGACCTTCACCCGGTAGTTCTCCTCGCAGAGGTTGGCCAGATGGAAGTAGGTGGTCAGGGCGCGGGCCAGCAACTGGGAATCCTTGACCGAGGTGTCGTCGATCAGGGCCACAGCCTTGGACAGGCCGTCCTCGTCAGGCACGGGGTCCGAGGGGTGGCGGTTGAAGTGCTCGGCGCTGGCCGTCATCACGTCCTCGCGCAGGGAGTCGAACCGCTTGAGCAGCTGTTGATCGAATTCCCCCAACACATCCCTGAGCAGCCGCAGGCACAAGGCCATGTCCTCATCCAACGATTGAGGCAGCTTGCGTTCCTCCGGCCCCTTGGTCCCGGTGCCGGATGTGACCAGGGTCGCATCGGCAGCCGTGATTTGCTGATTACTATCTGTCATCAGTCCTCCTTGTCGAATCGCAGGTTGCCCGGTCTTCGACCATTCCACGGCTCCTCCGCGGTTATTGGTGGTCGGCGTTGCAGGCCCACAGCCTTCGGTTCGATGGCTCGCCGCCCATTCTAGGACGCTTCCGGGTCGGATACGTTTCATGGTCCCATGCGGCGGTGCAAGCTCACGTGACCCGGGTGGAGTATGAATGTGGGTGTGAAATTCAAGAGCAGGAGTTCCAAGGACAGCTATCGCGGCAGGGCCGCAGCCGAGATCAGACGGGTGAGCAAGTACCACACCCACTCCATTCCGCTGGATATGGAGGACATTGAACGCGATTACGACAAGCCCATCGTCGAGGCCTGCATCGCGGCCAAGACCAGCCTGATCGTGCGGGTGGGCATGCTGGAGCTGGGGGCCGGCACGGGAAGCTTCCGCGTGCGCGAGATGATGCACAGGATTGCCTACCCCATGGGCGTGCATGTGCGGGCCGACGTGAATCTGACCGACATCGAGGCCACCTGCACGGATGGCGTGTCTCGAATCACCGAGGTGGTGGACCTGCCCACCACCGGGGTCAACACCGAGCGGATCTGGCTCCTGGAACACTTCGCGGACTGGCTCAGCGTCAAGTGCGGGCAGGCGGGGACCTACCACGCCATGTCGGTGGTCTCCAGGGAGCTGGTGGACAACCTGGACGAGCCGAACGTCTATGCAGCGGCCCGCAAGGCGGTCAAAGAGGTGCTGGCCCAGGACCAGGATGCGGCCAAGGCGCTCAAGGACGCGGTGGCCACTGCCGTACACAACGAGGACGAGATCAGCCAGAGCCGGATCGATGCGGCGGCCATAGACACCAGGACAGCCGCCGGTCTGGGAACCGTAGGCTCCACGCCTCGGCCGGGGGATTCCAACGATTCCAAGGGTGCTTCCGTTTCTGCTGCCGCCGCGATTGAGAATTCAGATTCGAGTGCCGCTGGTTCTGCAGTCACTGAATCTTCTGCAACCAGCCAAGGGAGCGATTCGGGGGCTGAGCGGCCTGCGTCCGGACAATCTGCGTCAACTCAAGGCGAAGCACATGAGAAGGCCAGGTCTTCCGAGAGCGCTGCGTCCTCTGAACAGTCAGCGTCTTCTGACTGGTCCACGTCTTTCAAAGAGGCTGTATCTTCCGATAAGCCTGCCTCCTCTGACAAGTCCGCGTACCCAGAGCCGCAGGCAGCGGGTGGCATCACAGTCCGGCAGGCGCATGAACGCCTGGACCTGATTGAGCGCCGCAAACCCCTCTATTCGCCCCTCTTCTCGGGCTTCGCCTCGGCCGTGGCCTGCGCAGCCTTCGTCTTCCTCCTTGGCGGCGGCCCCTACGATATGGCCGGGGCTTTTGTCGGCGCTGGCATAGGCCAGTGGGTGCGTCGACAGATGCTGGGCAGGCGGATCAACCAGTTCTTCGCTACCGGGGTGGCGGTCATCATTGCCGCCCTGGCCTGCGTCGGCACGCTGAGACTGGTGGGTATCTTCGACCCGGTGGCTCTCAAGCACGACACGGCTTACATCGGCGCCATCCTCTTCGTCATCCCCGGCTTTCCCCTGGTCACCGGCGGCCTGGACATCGCCAAGCTGGACTTCCCTTCGGGGGTGCAGCGCATCACATACGCCTTCTCGATCATCCTGGTGGCCACACTGGGTGGCTGGGCCGTGGCGCGGATGGTCATGCTCAACCCCCAGGGCTTTGAACCGATGAACCTGAGTCCCCTGCTGATGGCCGGACTGCGCATGATTGCAGCATTCTGCGGGGTCTGGGGCTTCTCGGTCCTCTTCAACTCACCCCAGCGTATGGCCCTGGTGGCCGCCGTCATCGGCGCTTTGACCGACACCATGCGCCTGGAGATGCAGGACCTGCTTCATGTCCCTCCGGAGATGGCCGCTTTTCTGGGTGCCTTCCTGGCCGGCATGCTGGCCACGGTCTGGCGCTCCTCGGTCCGCCACGGCCTGCTGCCGCCTCACCTGGGCTATCCGAGAATCAGCCTGACCGTGCCATCCATCGTCATCATGGTGCCCGGTCTGTATATGTACCGAGCCATGTTCTACCTGGGGCAGTTCAATACGCTCAACGCCCTGGACTGGGCTTTCCGGGCCTTCATGGTCATCATCTGCCTGCCCATCGGCCTGGTCACGGCCCGGGTGCTGACCGACCGTTCCTGGCGGTACGACGTCTAGTAGCGCATGCCCATGGCCGAGCGGACCTGGTCAAGGGTCTCCTCGGCTATCTGGTTGGCGCGCTTGTTGCCCTCGACCAGGATGTCGTGCACGGCGTCCATGTCCTTGGCCAGTTCGGCCCGGCGCTCGCGGTGGGGTGCCAGGAACTCGTTGACCGACTTGGTCACATAGGCCTTGAGGGCGCCTGAGCCGGCGTTGCCGATCTCCTCAGCGATGTCCTCGGGCTTTCGGTCGGTCACCAGGCCGGCCGTGGTCAGCAGGGCCGAGACCTGGGGGCGGTTCACAGGGTCGAAGGTGATCTTGCGCTCGGAGTCGGTGGGCGACTTGCGAATCAGCTTGGCGGTCTCCTCAGCGGTGGCGCCCAGCATGATGGAGTTACCGTAGGACTTGCTCATCTTGCGGCCGTCCAGACCCGGAATCTCAGGGGTGTCGGACAGGATGGCATCAGGTTCGGGGAAGACCGGAGCCTGGCCTGGGTAGCGCTCGTCGAAGCGGCGGGCGATGGTCCGGGTCAGCTCCACATGCGGCAGGTTGTCCTTGCCGATGGGCACCACGTTGGCCTTGCAGAAGAGTATGTCGCAGGCCTGGTGGACCGGGTAGGTCAGCAGCAGGCCGGTCAGGGCGTGGCCGCTGGCCTCCATCTCGGCCTTGACGGTGGGATTGCGGTGGAGCTCGGCCTCGGTCACCAGGGAGAGGAAGGGCAGCAGCAGCTGGTTCTCTGCGGGGGTGGACGAATGGGTGAAGATCATGGTCTTCTTGGGGTCGATGCCCGCAGCCAGATAGTCCAGCACCAGGTTGAGCACGTTGTCGCGGATGTGCTCCGTGGTGTCCCGATCGGTGATGACCTGGTAGTCGGCGATGACGATGTTGGTATGTACGCCGCGGTTCTGCATCTGGACACGCTCGCGGATGGAGCCGAAGTAATGGCCCAGATGAAGCCTGCCGGTCGGGCGGTCGCCGGTGAGCATGGTGTAGCGGCTCGGATTCTTGTCCAGCTCGGCCAGCACCTGGTCGGACCGATGCTTGGCGGCTCTGAAGCTGTCGCTGATCTCATTGCCTGCCGCTGTGACTTCTTCCTGCATGGTCCCACCCTCGTCGTCGTGCCGAATGTCCTTCTGGGAATTGCTTTTATGGTAAAAGTCCGAGCCGACAAGATGCTCAGGTGGTACTCTCATAAATGATGCAAATTCACATTCAAGTTGCCTAAGTGCACGTTACCTGGCGAAGGGGGTCGGATGGGCCGCGGACGTCAGAAGGCTAAGCAGACGAAAATAGCCCGGAAGCTCAAATATCTGACAACGGACACGGATTACGACGAGCTGGCCAAAGAGCTCAGCAGCAAGGAACCCGGAACCAAGGGCAAAGATCCCTTCAAAATGGTTGAAGAGGAGTACTCCAAGCCGGATTCGCGCAAATCGGGGGGCCAGGCTCCCGAGGATTCCCCGGACGATGATCTGGACGATTACGCCCGGTGGGCCGCCGAGGCTGCTGCCAAAGCCACCTCTGGGGAGATGCCAGCCACGCCCAAGCCGCACAAGCGTATACCCATTCCCGTGCCCAGCGCGCTCAAACACCATAAGGACCAGAAGACCGCAGCCAAGGGGTCGGCGAGCAAGTAGCCGACCGCCGAGGTAGCCGGCTATTGGTCATACCAGCGGCAGCAGCTCGTGCAGATCGTCGCGTTCGCCCACGGCGCTGATATGCCCGGCGGCGGCTTCTTCGCTCCAGTCGGTGATGCCGGCGGCCAGCCGCAGCCAGACATCCGGGTCCAGCTCGATTACGTCGGGCGGGGTCAGGTTATGCGGGTCGGATGCAGGACCGTCCAGAATCTTGACGGCTCCCCAGGGGGCCACCCTGACCTCCACACCGGGGCCGGGGGCCTTGATCTCCAGCATGTGCAAGGAATAGCGGACCGCCATGGCCTTGCTACGCCTATCCGTTTGTGGGGCCACTGACAGGGGGTCGCCCTCCGGGTCCAGATTATTTGCGGCCTCCTTGGCTGCATCGCGCCAGGTCAGAAAATCCCGGCGGCCCTCTTCCATGTCTGCTTCCCGTATGGCACTCATGGCTCCATTGTGACGCGCCGCCCCAACAGGCGTGTCCAACAGGCTGCGGTCAAGCCAAAATCAGGCATGAAAAAAGGAATCCGTTGCCCTCACGTC
The window above is part of the Bifidobacterium asteroides DSM 20089 genome. Proteins encoded here:
- a CDS encoding phosphoenolpyruvate carboxylase — its product is MTDSNQQITAADATLVTSGTGTKGPEERKLPQSLDEDMALCLRLLRDVLGEFDQQLLKRFDSLREDVMTASAEHFNRHPSDPVPDEDGLSKAVALIDDTSVKDSQLLARALTTYFHLANLCEENYRVKVLHEREGKVDLKVKGTDPINEMTSAYSQLLQEMGPAKASELLEKLEFHPVFTAHPTEARRKAVEGKIRRIANLLAVRRGLGGSELEENERLLHNEIDALFRTSPIAAKKPTPVEEANTILDIFDATLFETIPKVYRRFDDWMLGKKAGMVKPVCPAFFHPGSWIGSDRDGNPNVTAKVSRKVARKFSDHMLEALVKATTTVGRNMTMEVTTTPPSSELRSLWSHQKEMSERLTDRATTISHNELHRAVVLVIADRLQATIQRDADLMYADCDDFIADLRVVQDSLAKAGAVRQAYGPLQDLIWQAQTFGFHMVEMEFRQHSLVHARALEDIREHGLHGERGELQPMTHEVLDTFRALGAIQKRNGQKAARRYIISFTKSAQNVKDVYELNRLAFEHAEDVPVIDVIPLFEQLEDLQNSVDVLEEIIKIPEVQARLKETGNKMEVMLGYSDSSKDAGPVSATLALHSAQERIAKWAESHDIDLTLFHGRGGAVGRGGGPANRAVLAQPVGSVNCRFKLTEQGEVIFARYGNPVLAIRHIESVAAATLLQSAPSVEERNTTMTEKYADMADELDQAAHERFLDLLHTPDFAPWFSIVTPLNEIGLLPIGSRPAKRGLGAKSLDDLRTIPWVFSWAQARINLAAWYGLGTACEKFGDLETLRQAYEEWPLFSTFIDNIEMSLAKTDERIAKMYLSLGDRDDLSQKVLSEMELTRKWVLQIVGDEWPLQHRHVLGQAIRIRSPYVDALSVTQVRALRTLRRRNDKEELSKSQQADFIYLILCTVSGVAAGLQNTG
- a CDS encoding threonine/serine ThrE exporter family protein, which gives rise to MEDIERDYDKPIVEACIAAKTSLIVRVGMLELGAGTGSFRVREMMHRIAYPMGVHVRADVNLTDIEATCTDGVSRITEVVDLPTTGVNTERIWLLEHFADWLSVKCGQAGTYHAMSVVSRELVDNLDEPNVYAAARKAVKEVLAQDQDAAKALKDAVATAVHNEDEISQSRIDAAAIDTRTAAGLGTVGSTPRPGDSNDSKGASVSAAAAIENSDSSAAGSAVTESSATSQGSDSGAERPASGQSASTQGEAHEKARSSESAASSEQSASSDWSTSFKEAVSSDKPASSDKSAYPEPQAAGGITVRQAHERLDLIERRKPLYSPLFSGFASAVACAAFVFLLGGGPYDMAGAFVGAGIGQWVRRQMLGRRINQFFATGVAVIIAALACVGTLRLVGIFDPVALKHDTAYIGAILFVIPGFPLVTGGLDIAKLDFPSGVQRITYAFSIILVATLGGWAVARMVMLNPQGFEPMNLSPLLMAGLRMIAAFCGVWGFSVLFNSPQRMALVAAVIGALTDTMRLEMQDLLHVPPEMAAFLGAFLAGMLATVWRSSVRHGLLPPHLGYPRISLTVPSIVIMVPGLYMYRAMFYLGQFNTLNALDWAFRAFMVIICLPIGLVTARVLTDRSWRYDV
- the trpS gene encoding tryptophan--tRNA ligase encodes the protein MQEEVTAAGNEISDSFRAAKHRSDQVLAELDKNPSRYTMLTGDRPTGRLHLGHYFGSIRERVQMQNRGVHTNIVIADYQVITDRDTTEHIRDNVLNLVLDYLAAGIDPKKTMIFTHSSTPAENQLLLPFLSLVTEAELHRNPTVKAEMEASGHALTGLLLTYPVHQACDILFCKANVVPIGKDNLPHVELTRTIARRFDERYPGQAPVFPEPDAILSDTPEIPGLDGRKMSKSYGNSIMLGATAEETAKLIRKSPTDSERKITFDPVNRPQVSALLTTAGLVTDRKPEDIAEEIGNAGSGALKAYVTKSVNEFLAPHRERRAELAKDMDAVHDILVEGNKRANQIAEETLDQVRSAMGMRY
- a CDS encoding DUF3073 domain-containing protein, encoding MGRGRQKAKQTKIARKLKYLTTDTDYDELAKELSSKEPGTKGKDPFKMVEEEYSKPDSRKSGGQAPEDSPDDDLDDYARWAAEAAAKATSGEMPATPKPHKRIPIPVPSALKHHKDQKTAAKGSASK
- a CDS encoding sterol carrier family protein — protein: MSAIREADMEEGRRDFLTWRDAAKEAANNLDPEGDPLSVAPQTDRRSKAMAVRYSLHMLEIKAPGPGVEVRVAPWGAVKILDGPASDPHNLTPPDVIELDPDVWLRLAAGITDWSEEAAAGHISAVGERDDLHELLPLV